The Chitinophagales bacterium genomic interval TACAGATAACGCTTCCATACAAAAATATGCAGTGGACGAAACGGTAGATGCCGCTTTTGCGCCCGAAGTAGTTTTAAAACCAATAAGTGCCGAGGAAATTTCAAAAATATTAAGCTATTGCAACGCACAGCATATTCCTGTTTCGCCCCGTGCGGCAGGCACCGGATTAAGCGCCAATAGTTTGCCCATACACGGTGGTGTTACGCTTTCTATAGAAAGAATGAACCGCATTCTTGAAATAGACGAACGCAACTTGCAAGTAACCACAGAGCCGGGAGTTATTACCGAATTGCTTCAAAATACCTTAAAAGAAAAAGGACTGTTTTATCCGCCCGATCCTTCGAGCAGAGGCACCAGCTTTATTGGGGGCAATGTGGCTTGCAACAGTGGAGGCCCGCGTGCCGTAAAGTATGGTGTAGTAAAAGATTATGTTTTAAATTTAGAAGTAGTATTGCCTTCGGGTAAAATTATGTGGACAGGTGCCAATGTGCTTAAAAACTCCACCGGCTATAATTTTACGCAACTCTTTGTGGGCAGCGAAGGCACGCTTGGTATCATCACAAAAATTGTATTGAAACTTATACCGCATCCCAAAACAAATTTGGTAATGCTGGTACCATTTAAAAGTATGGAAAAAGCCAGCGAAGCCGTAAGCGCTATTTTCCGTGCCGGAATAGTGCCTTCTTGTTTAGAATTTATGGAGCGCGATGCCATTGAATGGGTTTGCAACTTTTTAGGCGATGTAACCATTGCCATTGACGATGAAACGCAAGCCCACCTGCTCATTGAAATGGATGGAAACGATATTGCCCAAATACAAAAAGAATGTGAGCAACTCTATGAAGTTGTGAATGAATTTGATTGTGGTGAAATTCTTTTTGCCGATAACGAAGCTCAAAAAGCAGACCTATGGCGCATGAGGCGCAATGCCGCTTATGCTATTAAAAAAACAGCCATAACCATAGAAGAAGATACCGTAGTGCCACGTGCCGACCTTCCTATTTTACTAAAAAGCATCAAGCAAATTGGTGCAAAATACGGCTTTAAAAGCGTGTGCTACGGACATGCTGGCGATGGCAATGTGCATGTGCGTATAGTAAAAGGCAGCTTAAGCGATGAAGCATGGAAAACCGAAATACAAGGAAAAGCCGTGCGCGAAATTTTTGAAAAAGTACACCAACTAAAAGGAACCATTAGCGGAGAACACGGCATAGGCTGGATTCAACGCCAATACATGGATATAAAATTTGATGCTGCACACCTCGATTTAATGCGTGGAGTAAAAGCTGTTTTTGACCCTAATGGCATTTTAAACCCTTCAAAGATTTTTTAATTACTCATTGTAACTTTGCACTTGCTTTATCAAAACAACCTATGAGCAAAAATACCAGCTATCCAAAAGACAAAATAAAAATTCTGCTACTCGAAAACATTAGCGATGCAGCAGTAGAAGAAATTAGAAATGCCGGATACGAAAACATAAAAAAAATATCGGCAGCATTAACAGAAACCGAACTTGCAAAAGAGCTTAAAGATGTACACCTGCTTGGCATACGCTCCAAAACACAGCTTACCGAAAAGGTAATACAGAAAGCCAATAAGCTATTGGCAGTGGGGTGCTACTGCATTGGCATAAACCAAGTAAACATAAACGCTGCCACGCAAAATGGAGTAGCTGTTTTTAATTCGCCATACTCCAACACTCGCTCGGTAGCTGAGTTGGTACTGGGTGCAAGCATTATGCTTATTCGAAAAATTATTGATAAAAATAAAGCCGCACACGAAGGCACCTGGCTTAAAGACGCCAAAGGAAGTTTTGAATTGCGCGGCAAAACACTTGGCATTATTGGCTATGGCAATATAGGATCGCAAGTAAGCGTATTGGCAGAGGCACTAGGCATGGATGTTATATTTTATGATGTAGAAAGCAAGTTGCCCTTAGGCAATGCACAAAGTGCACGAACCATTAAAGAGCTATTGGCAAAATCGCATATTATTTCACTCCATGTACCCAGCGATACCACCACACGAAATTTAATAAATGCCACTACTCTTTCGCAAATGAAAAAAGGTAGTATTCTAATTAACTACAGCCGTGGCGATGTGGTAGATATTCCGGCACTAAAAAATGCCTTAGTGAACGGCCATTTAAGTGGTGCAGCAATAGATGTATTTCCCGATGAACCCGAAAAAAATGGAGCCAATTTTCACTCAGAACTCTGTGGACTTTCAAACGTAATTTTAACACCTCACATTGGTGGCAGCACCGAAGAAGCGCAGTACAATATAGGCTTAGATGTAACTTCTAAATTACTCAACTTTTTGGAGCGCGGCATTACTACTGGTTCGCATTCAATTCCACCATTAAACCTAACTCCGCAAGCAAACACACACCGTATTTTGCATATACACCGAAATGTGCCGGGCGTGCTGGGGCAAATAAACTCCAGGCTTTCTACCCACAACATAAACATACTTGGGCAGTACCTAAAAACAAACGACAATATTGGTTATGTGGTATTAGATGTAGATACCAAACTTTCTAAAGATGCCTTGGCATTGCTGAAAGAAATAAACGAAACCATTAAAGTGCGTTTGGTATATTAACCCTAAAACATGGGGCAAAAAATTATGCTCTTATTGTTCTTCTTTTTGCCAATATAAATAGCCGTAATTTCCAGTGCGCCCAAGCCCGGTTTTACCTTCCTAAAGCTCGAAACCGTAAAGTCGTAACTCACGCCCAACTTAAAGCCTTTGTAATCGAAAGAGCCGTATAATGCCACCGCATCTGCCTGAGCAGCCCTACTAAAAAAATCGTTTACACGCACCATACTTCCTAAAGAAACAGTTGCCACCGGAGTTACATCATAAGCTACCGAAAGCCCCGGCAGCAGTTCGTTTGCGCTAGTTTGCATCATATACATTACACTCGGCAATACATGTATTAAGCGCCCAAGCGTAACATCTACTCCGGTATGAATATTCCAACGCAAAAACCAAGGGCTTTTGGAATGCTGCAAAAAATTCTCCTGTGGTTGAACTACATTAAACACACTTCCTCCCGCATACATACTTACTCGCTGATTAAACTTTCCTAACCACAACACACCCGAGTTTAGGTTAAACAAATGCACACTAAACGATGAAAAACTTTCGCCATTGCTAAGTGAGGGCTCGAATGTAGCTCCAATAAACTGGGTAGAAAATGTAAGATTAGAAGCATTTAAACGCTTATTGGTATAACCCAACTGAACACCAAGCGCTAACTGATGACGGTTTCGCTTGCCCAGTGCCTTAATATATGAAAACGAACCACAACCGGTAAAACTGCTTAAAGCCTTACCTCCGGCTTGGTCGCTAATAAATAAACCGCCAATGCCCACGGCATCGTTGTTTACCTCTATCGGCATATCGAAAAAAACAGATGGTGTTGAATACGTAGAGTGTAAAAAAGAAGTATTTCCGGCACCAAACCACTGATTGCGGTATGCAGCTCCCACACGATAACCGCCTCTGGTAAAACCCGTAAGTGCAGGATTTAAAGTGAGTGGAGAATTGAAAAACTGCGTGTAGTGTATGTCTTGTGCCACAAGCATACTACTCCATAAAAGCACACCACAAACAGCCAGTATTCTAGTCATGTAACCCACCGTTAAAAAAGAATGCTCCTCAAATTTAATGTTTGAGGAGCATTCTTAAAAAGTAAATTATGCTTTAGTAAAGTACGGTGAAAGGGCGAACTTCATTCTTAATTTCGCCATTCAGTAATTTAATTTTGGCATACAACATATATGTACCTGTTGGTTGGAGTTTTCCAGAGAAAGTGCCATCCCAAGTATCAGAATTTTCTTTCTCTTTATCAAAAACCAACTCGCCCCAACGGTTGTATATTTTCATGCTTTCCACCGTTGCTACACTTTTATCTACCACACCAAAACGATCGTTTTTGTTATCTCCGTTAGGTGTAAATACCGAAGGGAATTCGTATTCTTTAATATTCTTTTTAGTAATTAAAGCATGAACTTCATTATCGGAACTTGCCCATCCTGTTTTAGTTACAAAATCAAAAGGCGCTGTTTGTCCGGTTCCATCGGCAATTAAATCTTCCCATTGTGGCAAACCTTTCCAACGGCCAATGCTATTAAATGAACCATCTACCGATTGCTTATACAATATGCTTAAATCTGCATTAAGTGCATTGCCTAAAGATTGCTTTACTAAATGATAGAATTGGTTATTTACCACATCTACATTGGCTGCTTTTACGGCAACATCAAAACCATCGTTGGTTGGATCATTATGCACAAAACGAGCATCATATACTGCTTGAGTGCTATTGGTGGGTTTTAAAACCAATGGGCGCACGGTAGCTACACCGGAGGTGCTTGAACCTAACGGAAAATAGTAATCGCTTGTACTCAAAGTAGCTCTGGTTAAGCGTCCTGCGCCTGTGCTACTTACAAATGAATTAGCATCGTATGCAATGGCGCTGGCATTGGCAGAAGTAATATTCAATTTTTGCTCTCCGGTAGCAAACTCTACTCCATTTTTAAGGGTAAATAGATTGGTAACGTTAGCATCTACCGTATCTAAATTTTTTACTGAGCCTGCGGTTTCCTGTGCTTCTAAATTGTAAAACGATGTAATTACAGTACCTTTTACAAACTGCGTGTTTCCCAGTAACTTCACAGTGCTTTCATCGGCAGTGAAGAGTTTATTGTTTTCCCAATTACCATAGAGATTAAAAACTCCGGTATCTTTTCCTGCCGGTTGGTTTACAAAACTACCTCCGGTGAGTTCTGCGCCATTTACCAAATCGCCTTTTACGGTAAGCCTGCCCGCATTGGATAGCAATCCGGAAGTGCCACTGTTTTCGAGGTCGAAACCCACATAAACATCTACATTATCAGTAATGCCAACTGTTGCGCCATTATTAAAAAACACATTGGCTTGCGAAAAAATGTTGCACGAAAAGGCAAGTGCACCAAAAGTCGAAAGTGTTGTCTTCAGATTCATTTAAATAAAAATTGGAGCGTGAATATAACAGTATATAGCCATTTGTTGAAAAAAAACGAAACTTTTTCTGAAATGCAGATGCAGCTTACGTTTCAGCAGATGCCATTTATGCACACGTATATTGTATGCTTACAATAGAGTACACACACTCTTGCTGCGTACTACGTATGCGTTTTTCAACCTAAATGGTGTATTAAGCCCCAACCAGCCGCTTTTTTATTTCGCGGGCAATATTGAGCGGTGTGTATTTTTCAAAAAAGGTTCTGTTATCTACCCACTCATTAGTTGTGGTAGGTTCGTGTACTTGCACTTGTGGTGTATGCACTACCGGAGGTTCTTCTTGCACCGTTTTTTCCTCTGTGTTGCTGCTACCGCTGTATCCAAAAAGCTTGGCCAACTTTTCTGTCATTGGAATATTGTATTCATTGCCTGCCGCTTTTACTACTTCAATCATTTCATCGGTAGTATATTTGGTAAACTCGTAAGGCACTTCTACCGGTTCGCCATAGCCTTCAATTACTTTTCCGGCATCGTACATTTTAGAGAGGGTAGCGTTTTCGTATTTCAGAAAGAAATCTTCATTCACATTATAGCGCAGCATGGTATTTAGCTTGCCATCGGGTTTCATGTAATAGTGTACCAAATTGGCTCCTGCTTGTGTAACACCCACTCCGGCCGCAAGCCGCACGCCATTGGAAGTATTCGGTGGCGATGCGTGGAAAGTGCGGTTATCAAACATCAATACTTCTCCGGCTTTTACATTTATTGTTTTTAAATACGGAAAAATGCTAAACATGTGCTCTGCCAACGGCACCGGGCATTGTGGCGATGGCGATGGTCTATGATTTTGCATTAATTTATGGCTTCCGCGAATAACGCCCATGCCGCCATTGTCTATATCGGTATCTACCAATGCGATCCAACAGGTAATGGAAGAATAACCTTCTTCTTCTTTATCTACAAAACTCCAATCTTGGTGAGCCGGAACTACTCCTTTAGGATTTATTTCTTTTACTACATAACTGGCAACAAAAGGCTTAAAATCTTTTAGATGCTCAGCTAAGCGCGGCACGGCAATGCCCCATATTTTTTCGCGTATGGCACGGCACATTTCTTTATCGCTATTATCCATGCTTACATGAAAGCCAAAACCTTTTTCATCTTTAATTGGCAACGATTCATAAAAATTTTTGAGCGTAGCCACTTCCTCTTCATTCAGCAATGGAAAAGTGGCATAGCCTTCGCGCTCAAAAAACTCTTGCTGTGCTTCGCTCTTAAAAATTGGAATCATCTTATACATGCTTTCTGCTTTATGTTGTTTGAAATGCTGCTTGGCGCTGCGGTATTCTTCTGCCGTTACGAAATGCTGTGTGTAGTCGCTCGTTTGCTTTAATTCGCCCATGGTGGGGCGTTTTCCAATTTGTGTATTGTACTGCTGAAAAAAATCTTCGCTTACAAAATATTGCTCCAGTTTGCCAGCTTCGTTTTTGTGATAAAACATGAGCTGTGCGTCTTTGTCTATCAATCCATAAGTAACAGCAATGCGCGATTCGCTGCTCATATTGGCGGGTGAAGCGTGCAGCAATGCCTGCGAAAAAATAAAGGCTTCTCCGGCTTTCATGCGCAGCAGTTTTAAATCTTGCCGCATTTCGGCTTGCACGTTTTTAAACGGATCTTCTAAAGTTGGCGAACGCAGTGCTTTCGAGAAGCGATGGCTGCCATCAATTACCTGTATGGCACCATTGTTTTCATCTACATCTTGTAGCGGAATCCAAATAGTTACACTATCAAAAGTTGGCTCTTCTACTACGGTCCAGTCTTGGTGAATGGGCATTTCGCTTTGTGCCCCGGGCTGCTTGTTTAAAAAGCAACTGCCTAATTTTTTAATGGCGTTGAAGTGCGCTTCTACTTTACTGCCCAACACACTTTCTATTTTCTCGTTTACACTCTTTTTGTGAGCCTCGTTTGTATTAAAACTGCTGCTGTAAAACCCATCGGGAAGTTGCGGATGTTTCTCAAAGAAAAAAGAGCGCAAGTCATGAACTTGCTCTTCGTTCAAAAACGGCACTACTACATAACCATTGAGGTTAAACTGCTGTTGTAAAGTTGAATCCTTAAAAAGCATTGTTTTTTGTTTTCAGTATAAGCAACGATGCAGGCGTTGCGCAATCTTCAAGCTATGCAAACACCTCTTTCAACTTATCTAAAAGACCTTTCTTTTCTTTTACTTCATCGAAGCGCGGAGCGTTCATTCTTTGTATAAACTCTGCTTCGGTAATAAACTGGTGTTTGTATGGAATAGTTTTTACACGTTTTACGTTTCCGGGGTTTTTCCACGGGTTAAACTGCATATAAAAATCTACGTCCACTTCCAGCACTTCTACTTCTTCCATACTTTTTGCCGGATTCATGTGGTAATGAATAGAGGGCATTTCGGCCGGAATACATATCAATTGAATGGCAAGGCGCAAATCGCCAGTTTTGTTTATAGCAGAATAGTGTACAATGCTATCATCCAAGATTACACAATCGCCAGCTTTTGTTTCGAGCGGCACCAAGTGCTTTTCAATAATTTCATTCTTAATATTATCTAACTCCCACGGAATCATTGGGCCGCGAATTTCGCCAAAACGTTTATGGCTGCCGGGTACTACTTGCAAGGTTCCATTTGCTACGGTAGAATCTACCAACGGACACCAAATAGAAACCGTAAAGCATTTTCTTTCATCGGCAAACGCCCAGTTTTCGTGTAGTGGCACTTCTCCGGTGGTGGATTGCTTACGAATATAGTTGGCAATTATAGGGCGATAATCTGCCAATAAGCGATTCATGTGTGGTTTAAAGTATTCTGTAATAATTTTAAATACCTCCTGCTTGTATTCCGGATTTTTATCAATAAAAGTAAAATCGTATGTTACCAATCGGCTGTCTTTTACTCCTGTTTCTTCGGTAGTAATTTGCCCGCCACTATTGGGAAGTGTATCGAAAAATTTCTGCTTAAGCTCTGCAACTTCTTCGGGTGAAATAAACGGCACTCGAACATAGCCGTTCTTTACAAACTCCTCATTCAGCTTATCATCGTTTAATACTTTTCGCATAAAAAAAATTAAGTACAGCCAAATGTAACATTATTGAAATGTTTTAAGCAATGATTTTAGTCATGTTTGTGTAATTACTCATTCTTGAACTTGGGTAAACAAATTGTGTACAAGTAAAATGTATTCTATCGAAAACTGCTATTTTCGCAGCCCTGCATGAAGAAGCTCCTTATCCTTGCCTACGATTTTCCTCCTTATGTTTCGGTGGGTGGCTTACGACCGCACGCATGGTACAAATACCTTCGTGAATTTGGTATAGAACCTATTGTGGTTACTCGCCAATGGAGCAACAAACACGGCAATGCGCTCGATTATATTTCACCAAGCGAAAGCAGCCACACCATTGAAGAAAACAATATGTATGGCACTATTATTCGCGCCCCATTTAAACCCTCTTTAAGCAATCGCCTTTTGCTACAATATGGTAGCGACAAGTTCAAATTTATTCGAAAAGCACTTACTGCATTCGATGAAATTCGCCAGTTTATCACCATTTCCGGACCCAAAAAAACACTCTATACGGCTGCAAGAAATTACCTGCAACAACATAAAGTAGATGCCATTATTGCCACCGGAGAACCGTTTGTACTTTTTTACTTTGCACAAAAACTAAGTGCAGAATTTAATACCCCGTGGATTGCCGATTACAGAGATACTTGGTCGCAAGATGAAAACAGAAGCCGCAATACGCTTTTATACCAATGGAATAACCGGATAGAGAAGAGACTTCTTGCAACTACCCAGCACATTGTTACCGTATCGCCATTTCTACAATTGCAGATACAAAAAAATGCACCAACGCAGCAGTTTCATATCATCACCAATGGCTACGATCCCGATGTTATGAACGAGTTAGCACAGCGGCTTCCTAATAAAGAGCAACTCAGCATTGCATTTGTGGGTACCATTTACAAGTGGCATCCGTGGCAAAGTTTCATTACCCGATTTTCAAAAGTTGTAGAAGCATCGTCAGAAACTATGGCACTCCGGTTTTACGGAACCAATCTCACTGCTGAAATTCAAACATTCTTAGCCTCTTTTCCGCCAAAGACACAGGCTGCCATCACATTTTCGCCTAAACTTTCCAATAAAGAATTGCTGCAAGAATTAACCGGCAATCACGTAATGCTACTGTTTAATTATTACAGTTTTATGGGCACTAAAATTTACGACTATCTGGGAATAAAAAGAAGAATTATTCTATGCTACGAAAACGATAAAAACGCCCTTGCATTAAAAGAAAAATTTTATCCCGTTCAAGAAAACGAATCGCTCAGCAAAACTTTACAAGCCGATTTGCTGCGCGAAACACAAGCCGGCATTGCAGTAAAAGATGAAGACCATTTAGAAACCGTTTTAAAAGACTTACTGGCAGAGTTCACAGCAACCCGAAACATTGAATGCAACTCTATAAACACCGATAATTATTCACGAAAAATTCAAGTAAAAAAACTTGCTGAAATAATATCGGCAATCTAGCATTCCACTATAGCGCAACCATTACAACCTTTGAACACTATACAATTTCACCCAAAGCATATTGCTGAAAATTTTTAGAATTAACCTCTTAAAACAAGCGCTTGTAAGGATTTTGGAAACTGAATACATACAACACCAATAGAACTTTTGAATACAACTTAACCATGTGCGGAATTGCAGGTTTCTTTTCGGTAAATAAAAACATAAGCGAGCAAGAATTGCACGCTATGACCAATGCCATGCCACATCGCGGCCCCGATGCAGCAGGATTTTATGTAAACGAAATCCAAACAGTGGGCTTAGGACATCGCAGGCTCAGCATTATAGATTTAAGCACTGCCGCCAACCAACCCATGTTTTCGCATTGCGGCAGGTATGCTATGGTTTTTAACGGTGAAGTTTTTAACTACCTCGATATTAAACAACAACTGCAATTGCAATGTAAAACCAACTCCGATAGCGAAGTAGTTTTAGAAGCATTTGCCCGCGAAGGAGTACAAGCTGTGCAACGCTTCAACGGCATGTTTGCCATTGCTATTTACGACATTCAAGAACATACACTTTACCTTTTCCGCGATAGGCTTGGCATAAAACCTTTGAACTATTTCTATTGCGAAAAAACATTGGTATTTGCCTCCGAAATAAAAGGATTGCTGCCCTCTAGTTTTGTAAAAAAGCACACGACCATTCACCAAGCAGCCATCTACAATTTTTTGCACCTCGGCTACATACCTGAACCACACAGCATTTACACCAATATTTTTAAACTGCCGGCCGGCAGCTATGCCGTTGTAAAAAATGAAACCTTCAATATTTATGCTTACTGGAAACCCGAAGAACAAATTACAGAAAGCACCATTGCAGATTTCACGCAAGCCAAAACACAACTAAACGAGCTCCTGCTATCGTCAGTAAAATACCGTATGATAAGCGATGTACCTTTTGGCACTTTTTTGAGCGGAGGTATAGATTCCAGCTTAGTAACGGCACTAGCTCAGCAAAACAGCAGCACACCGGTAAAAACTTTTTCTATTGGCTTTAAAGAAGCATCGCACAACGAATCGCAATATGCCCAACAAGTTGCACGACATCTTGGCACTTTGCATACCGAATTTATTGTGAGCGAAAAAGATGCACTCGAACTAACCGATAAAATTTTTACCGCCTACGATGAACCTTATGCCGACTCTTCTGCATTGCCCACCATGCTTGTAAGCAAGCTTGCCAGGCAACATGTTACCATGGTTTTAACCGGAGATGGAGGCGATGAGTTATTTCACGGATATGGTGCTTACACTTGGGCAAAACGCCTGCAACACCCATTGGTAAAACTACTCCGCAAACCATTGGCTACAGCGCTTTCGTGGAGCAACCACACGCACAAGCGCGGAGCAAAAGTGGTGAACTATCCCAATGAACAACATTTAAAAAGTCATATCTTTTCGCAAGAGCAATATTTCTTTAGTCAAGAAGAGTTGAACCAAATGCTGCTGCCATCGGTAACACAACAATTACTGCTGCAAGAAGATGTGCCCACCAAGCGCCTGCTATCGGCAGTTGAAGCACAATCGCTCTTCGACATTCGCTATTATTTAAAAGACGATTTATTAGTGAAAGTAGATAGAGCAACCATGCAGTTTTCGCTCGAAGCACGCACACCATTTTTAGATTACAGGGTGGTAGAATTTGCCTTAAACGTACACGAAAACTTAAAGACACAACAAGGCGTTGCCAAACACCTACTTAAAGAAGTTTTATACGAATATGTACCACGCCAAATTTTCGACCGACCCAAATGGGGCTTTGCCATTCCACTTGCAAAATGGATGAAAGGTGAACTGCAATACATACTTACCGACTGGCTGAGCGAAGAAAATGTAACAACCCTTCAACTTGTGCAAAACACGTATGTACACAACCTAAAAAAACGTTTTATGGCAGGCGAAATCTATTTATATAATCGCCTCTTTGCCTTAGCACTATTGCATAAATGGATGAAAGATAATGCAACAAAATAAACGCCATATTCTATACCTATCGTACGATGGCATTACCGACCCACTCGGCCAAAGCCAAGTATTAGCGTACTTAGAAGGACTAAGCAAACTCAATTACCGATTTACACTCGTTAGTTTTGAAAAACCAGAGCGCTTCCTGAAAGGCAAATCTCTTATAGAAACACGTTGCCAAAAGAGCAGCATACGATGGATTCCGCTTACTTATACCAAGCAACCTCCGGTATTTTCTACCCTATACGATATATGGCAGTTGAAAAAAACTGTACTCCGCATTTTAAAGCAAGATCCATTTGAAATAGTACATTGCCGTAGCTACATTACCGCTTTAGTTGGGCTAGAGCTAAAACAAAAACACCGCATAAAGTTTGTATTCGACATGCGCGGCTTTTATGCCGATGAACGAGTAGATGGCAAAATATGGAACTTAAGTAATCCTTTATACAACACCATTTACAAGTATTTTAAAAAGAAAGAATTGCAGTTTTTCAATACTGCCGATTATGTGATAAGCCTTACCCATGCAGGAAAAAACATTATTCATTCATGGAAAACTATAGCTCAGCAACCTATTCCCATTCAAGTAATTCCATGCTGTGCCGATTTGCAGGTTTTTAACGGTAGTAATGTAAACACCGATGCGCAGCAAGCATTGCGTCAATCGCTTCACCTTACCGAAAACGATTTTGTGCTCAGCTACCTCGGCAGCATTGGCACTTGGTATATGCCCGATGAAATGCTCGATTGCTTTAAAATTTTAAAGGAAGAAAGAACCGATGCAAAATTTCTTTTCATTACTAATGAGCCTCCAAGTTTTATTATAGAAAAAGCAAAGGCAAAGAATATTGCCGAAAGCGATTTGCGCATTGTTGCTTCACCTCATCATTTAGTGCCCTTACACCTTTCGCTCTCCAATGCCGGCATTTTCTTTATTAAACCTGTGTTTTCAAAACAGGCATCCTCGCCCACCAAACAAGGCGAACTTATGGGTATGAACCTTTGGCATATTTGCAACAGCGGAGTGGGTGATGTAGATACCATAGTTGAACAAGCCAATTGCGGAGTAGTGGTAAAAGATTTTACTACCAAAGCATACCAAACAGCCATAAAAGAACTACTCCAAAAAACCACACAAACCAATCTACACATCCGCCAACAAGCATTTCAGTTTTATTCGCTCGAACGCGGAGTACAGTTGTATGCCGAAGTGTATCAACACTTAACCAAATAAATTCATTATGTTTTCGGAATATTGGCACAGCAATTATTCATGTTATATACACAAGATGTAGTAAACTTCTTATCGAAATTATCTGTAAAAAAAGTGCTGAATGCCTTCGGCATTTTTGCATCGTATTACATCAGCCATTTAACACGCAAACCCATTTTGTGGGGAAAACCCATTACCATTTCTATTGAACCAACCACCAACTGCAATCTAGGTTGCCCCGAATGCCCAAGCGGATTAAAAGCCTTTACGCGCCCCACCGGAAACATAGAAGCTACCAACTATAAAAAACTATTGGATGAAATAAACAGCACCACAGTTTACTGCTATTTCTACTTTCAAGGCGAGCCGTTTATGCACCCCAAATTTTTAGAATTGGTACAGTATGCCACCCAGCGGAATCTATATACCGTAACATCTACCAATGCCCATTTTTTAACCAAAAGAAAAGCGTTGGAAACCGTACAAAGCGGCTTAAACAGAATTATTATTTCCATAGACGGCACCACACAAGAAGTGTACGAAAAATATAGAATAGCAGGCGATTTGAATAAAGTTATTCAAGGAACAAAAAATTTGGTTGAAGCAAAAAGAGAACTAAAATCCAATACACCACACATCATTATTCAATTTTTGGTAGTGCGCCACAACGAGCACCAAATAGAAGATGTAAAACAACTGGGAAAAGAACTGGGCGTAGATGAAGTAAAATTTAAAACAGCACAAATTTACGATTACGAGAACGGTAACCCGCTTATTCCCAAAAATGAACAATATGCCCGCTATAAGAAAACAGAATCCGGCAAATACCTTATTAAAAACAAGCTGGAAAACCGCTGTTGGAAATTATGGCACAGTGCCGAAATTACTTGGGATGGGAAGGTAGTGCCTTGCTGCTTCGATAAAGATGCCAAGTACGAAATGGGCAACGTTTTTACCGATTCGTTTTCCACTATTTGGAACAATAAAAGCTACACATCTTTCCGCAGTCGCCTGCTGCAAGGCAGAAAAGAAATAGATATTTGTACCAACTGCAGCGAAGGGCTGAAAGTATGGGAATAGCTTACTTTAGAGTACTTTACATTTTTTTCCTTGTTCAAAATCC includes:
- a CDS encoding phytanoyl-CoA dioxygenase family protein; amino-acid sequence: MLFKDSTLQQQFNLNGYVVVPFLNEEQVHDLRSFFFEKHPQLPDGFYSSSFNTNEAHKKSVNEKIESVLGSKVEAHFNAIKKLGSCFLNKQPGAQSEMPIHQDWTVVEEPTFDSVTIWIPLQDVDENNGAIQVIDGSHRFSKALRSPTLEDPFKNVQAEMRQDLKLLRMKAGEAFIFSQALLHASPANMSSESRIAVTYGLIDKDAQLMFYHKNEAGKLEQYFVSEDFFQQYNTQIGKRPTMGELKQTSDYTQHFVTAEEYRSAKQHFKQHKAESMYKMIPIFKSEAQQEFFEREGYATFPLLNEEEVATLKNFYESLPIKDEKGFGFHVSMDNSDKEMCRAIREKIWGIAVPRLAEHLKDFKPFVASYVVKEINPKGVVPAHQDWSFVDKEEEGYSSITCWIALVDTDIDNGGMGVIRGSHKLMQNHRPSPSPQCPVPLAEHMFSIFPYLKTINVKAGEVLMFDNRTFHASPPNTSNGVRLAAGVGVTQAGANLVHYYMKPDGKLNTMLRYNVNEDFFLKYENATLSKMYDAGKVIEGYGEPVEVPYEFTKYTTDEMIEVVKAAGNEYNIPMTEKLAKLFGYSGSSNTEEKTVQEEPPVVHTPQVQVHEPTTTNEWVDNRTFFEKYTPLNIAREIKKRLVGA
- a CDS encoding phytanoyl-CoA dioxygenase family protein, which codes for MRKVLNDDKLNEEFVKNGYVRVPFISPEEVAELKQKFFDTLPNSGGQITTEETGVKDSRLVTYDFTFIDKNPEYKQEVFKIITEYFKPHMNRLLADYRPIIANYIRKQSTTGEVPLHENWAFADERKCFTVSIWCPLVDSTVANGTLQVVPGSHKRFGEIRGPMIPWELDNIKNEIIEKHLVPLETKAGDCVILDDSIVHYSAINKTGDLRLAIQLICIPAEMPSIHYHMNPAKSMEEVEVLEVDVDFYMQFNPWKNPGNVKRVKTIPYKHQFITEAEFIQRMNAPRFDEVKEKKGLLDKLKEVFA
- a CDS encoding glycosyltransferase, with protein sequence MKKLLILAYDFPPYVSVGGLRPHAWYKYLREFGIEPIVVTRQWSNKHGNALDYISPSESSHTIEENNMYGTIIRAPFKPSLSNRLLLQYGSDKFKFIRKALTAFDEIRQFITISGPKKTLYTAARNYLQQHKVDAIIATGEPFVLFYFAQKLSAEFNTPWIADYRDTWSQDENRSRNTLLYQWNNRIEKRLLATTQHIVTVSPFLQLQIQKNAPTQQFHIITNGYDPDVMNELAQRLPNKEQLSIAFVGTIYKWHPWQSFITRFSKVVEASSETMALRFYGTNLTAEIQTFLASFPPKTQAAITFSPKLSNKELLQELTGNHVMLLFNYYSFMGTKIYDYLGIKRRIILCYENDKNALALKEKFYPVQENESLSKTLQADLLRETQAGIAVKDEDHLETVLKDLLAEFTATRNIECNSINTDNYSRKIQVKKLAEIISAI
- the asnB gene encoding asparagine synthase (glutamine-hydrolyzing), translating into MCGIAGFFSVNKNISEQELHAMTNAMPHRGPDAAGFYVNEIQTVGLGHRRLSIIDLSTAANQPMFSHCGRYAMVFNGEVFNYLDIKQQLQLQCKTNSDSEVVLEAFAREGVQAVQRFNGMFAIAIYDIQEHTLYLFRDRLGIKPLNYFYCEKTLVFASEIKGLLPSSFVKKHTTIHQAAIYNFLHLGYIPEPHSIYTNIFKLPAGSYAVVKNETFNIYAYWKPEEQITESTIADFTQAKTQLNELLLSSVKYRMISDVPFGTFLSGGIDSSLVTALAQQNSSTPVKTFSIGFKEASHNESQYAQQVARHLGTLHTEFIVSEKDALELTDKIFTAYDEPYADSSALPTMLVSKLARQHVTMVLTGDGGDELFHGYGAYTWAKRLQHPLVKLLRKPLATALSWSNHTHKRGAKVVNYPNEQHLKSHIFSQEQYFFSQEELNQMLLPSVTQQLLLQEDVPTKRLLSAVEAQSLFDIRYYLKDDLLVKVDRATMQFSLEARTPFLDYRVVEFALNVHENLKTQQGVAKHLLKEVLYEYVPRQIFDRPKWGFAIPLAKWMKGELQYILTDWLSEENVTTLQLVQNTYVHNLKKRFMAGEIYLYNRLFALALLHKWMKDNATK